The following coding sequences lie in one Treponema sp. OMZ 790 genomic window:
- a CDS encoding BMP family ABC transporter substrate-binding protein produces the protein MRKIFNFILFVSFLLIVFSCAKTENVQKEKEIGIAVFVPGVRAESPVYDMLSSGAEEAVASAIGKGKKVSLKILEAGTNQAEWGTKLTSLAVDGKYDLIVSSNPAMPGIIAPISKQFPNQKFLLLDAYAEGNPMITTFRYNQREQAYIAGYISALVSLSKMEFANPEKKIGLIAGQEYPAMMNIILPAFLEGARAADPEFTVDFKIVGNWYDAAKGAELARAMYKNGADVIMPISGGANQGVLAAAKELGFYVSWFDNNGYSKAKGYVISSSEMKQQKLAYEQILNFIDGKLKEGSPSTLGIKEGYVNFISDDEIYMQTVPEEIRKKQDEMLNKISDGSLDLSVK, from the coding sequence ATGAGAAAGATTTTTAATTTTATTTTATTTGTTTCTTTTCTTTTAATAGTTTTTTCATGTGCAAAAACTGAAAATGTGCAAAAAGAAAAAGAAATCGGTATTGCGGTTTTTGTTCCTGGTGTCAGGGCTGAAAGTCCGGTTTACGATATGTTGTCTTCCGGAGCGGAAGAGGCTGTTGCTTCTGCAATCGGAAAGGGAAAAAAGGTAAGCTTGAAGATTTTGGAAGCAGGAACCAATCAGGCGGAATGGGGTACGAAGCTTACTTCCCTAGCCGTGGATGGAAAATATGATTTGATTGTTTCTTCCAATCCTGCCATGCCCGGTATCATCGCTCCCATTTCAAAGCAATTCCCCAATCAAAAGTTTTTGCTTTTGGATGCCTATGCCGAAGGGAACCCCATGATTACTACCTTTAGATACAATCAAAGAGAACAGGCCTATATAGCAGGCTATATTTCTGCCCTGGTAAGTTTAAGCAAGATGGAATTTGCAAATCCCGAAAAGAAAATAGGGCTCATAGCGGGACAAGAATATCCTGCAATGATGAATATAATTTTGCCTGCCTTCCTTGAAGGGGCTAGGGCTGCCGATCCCGAATTTACCGTTGATTTTAAAATCGTAGGAAACTGGTATGATGCGGCGAAGGGGGCCGAGCTTGCCCGTGCAATGTATAAAAACGGAGCCGATGTAATAATGCCTATTTCGGGCGGTGCAAATCAAGGAGTTCTTGCCGCAGCAAAAGAATTGGGTTTCTATGTTTCTTGGTTCGATAATAACGGCTATTCAAAAGCAAAGGGCTATGTAATTTCAAGTTCCGAAATGAAGCAGCAAAAACTTGCCTATGAGCAGATTTTAAACTTCATTGACGGAAAACTAAAAGAAGGAAGTCCTTCCACCTTGGGTATCAAAGAAGGTTATGTAAATTTTATTTCCGATGATGAAATTTATATGCAAACAGTTCCCGAAGAAATCAGAAAAAAACAAGATGAAATGCTGAATAAAATATCAGATGGTTCTTTGGATTTGTCGGTAAAATAA
- a CDS encoding transposase, with amino-acid sequence MMFKIIILQKLYNISDDQTEYQINDRLSFMRFLGLELKDKVPDAKTIWLFKEKLIEARVSKKLFEKFGKELARNNLIGKEGTIIDATIVEAPIQHNSKDENEQIKNGKVPEQWQEKQNKAKLSQKDCDAR; translated from the coding sequence ATGATGTTTAAAATAATAATCTTACAAAAATTATACAACATAAGTGATGATCAAACGGAATATCAAATAAACGATCGGCTATCCTTTATGAGATTTTTAGGATTGGAATTAAAAGATAAAGTACCCGATGCGAAAACAATATGGCTTTTTAAAGAAAAACTCATTGAAGCGAGAGTATCAAAAAAGTTATTTGAAAAGTTTGGAAAAGAATTAGCTAGGAATAACTTAATAGGAAAAGAGGGAACGATAATAGATGCGACAATAGTAGAAGCTCCGATACAGCATAACAGCAAAGATGAAAATGAACAAATTAAAAACGGAAAAGTCCCTGAACAATGGCAAGAAAAACAAAATAAGGCAAAATTATCGCAAAAAGACTGTGATGCGAGGTGA
- a CDS encoding ABC transporter permease — translation MRRYKFLSSGAAFFFGTLVIIIFIYLGSQNPKEALSEFFLKPFSSVWYFGNMLNKTSLLLFAASGSLFAFKCGCFNLGGEGQIYFAGLLTGILLQHTWAEPIVQLVLTGFIVFIASSLIGLLSGFLKIKFNADELLTSFLISAAILPVVNYLIGNPLRDTSGNLLALPPIKEAFQLKTFLPPSSLNISFVFSIILVLFFIIFFAKTKWGYRLRLSGTAPEFSKFAGFSVYAPPLAGMGISAGLHGLTGFFAITGTWYICHLSFSSGMGWSALAVALIAKNSFFALIPAAFLYSWIQSASDAAVMSGSLFFDTAVFLQAVVFLFISANLLSLRLTSRLSKNISRIKMLLLKRKGI, via the coding sequence TTGAGAAGGTATAAATTTTTAAGTTCGGGAGCTGCATTTTTTTTCGGTACCTTGGTAATAATTATCTTTATTTATCTGGGCTCGCAAAATCCTAAAGAAGCATTGTCGGAATTTTTTTTAAAACCCTTTTCTTCCGTTTGGTATTTTGGAAACATGCTGAACAAAACTTCTCTTTTGCTGTTTGCGGCATCCGGTTCTTTATTTGCTTTTAAGTGCGGTTGTTTTAATTTAGGCGGCGAGGGGCAAATATATTTTGCAGGTCTTTTGACAGGAATCCTTTTGCAGCATACTTGGGCAGAACCGATCGTGCAGCTTGTTCTTACAGGCTTTATCGTTTTTATTGCTTCAAGTTTAATCGGTCTTCTTTCGGGATTTTTAAAAATTAAATTTAATGCGGATGAACTTTTAACTTCTTTTTTAATTTCTGCGGCTATTCTGCCTGTTGTAAATTATCTTATAGGCAATCCTTTGCGGGATACATCGGGTAATTTGCTGGCCCTGCCTCCAATAAAAGAAGCCTTTCAGCTTAAAACTTTTTTGCCGCCGTCTTCATTGAATATTTCTTTTGTGTTTTCTATTATTTTGGTTTTGTTTTTTATTATTTTTTTTGCTAAAACAAAGTGGGGCTACCGTTTGCGGCTTTCAGGAACGGCGCCTGAGTTTTCCAAGTTTGCAGGTTTTTCCGTTTATGCTCCGCCTCTTGCAGGAATGGGAATTTCTGCCGGTCTTCACGGCTTAACCGGTTTTTTTGCAATTACGGGAACTTGGTACATCTGTCACTTATCTTTTTCTTCCGGAATGGGATGGTCGGCCCTTGCCGTTGCCCTCATAGCAAAGAATAGTTTCTTTGCCCTTATCCCGGCAGCCTTTTTATACTCTTGGATACAAAGCGCTTCCGATGCTGCCGTAATGTCAGGTTCCTTGTTTTTTGATACGGCCGTATTTTTACAGGCTGTAGTTTTTCTTTTTATTTCTGCAAACTTGTTAAGCCTGCGCTTGACTTCAAGATTGAGTAAAAATATTTCACGCATTAAGATGCTTCTTTTAAAAAGGAAGGGAATATGA
- a CDS encoding glycerophosphodiester phosphodiesterase yields MFKTLNFAHRGFRSKYPENTMLAFSKAANLGVDGIEFDVHLSSDGVPIIIHDEALDRTCNASGLVKDFSFAELKKINAAANFKSAESFSGTMPLDERIPSLEEYFDFIKNKNIISNIELKTGVFEYSGIEEKVYALLKQYDLQEKCIISSFNHESVLRMKKIAPSLVCGFLVDSWDLHPADYLKKYGIECYHPPAYRLTKEFVEELHNEGFKVNAWFGSIQTDYAQVLSTGLDAIITDYPDKIADLLKK; encoded by the coding sequence ATGTTTAAAACTCTTAATTTTGCCCACAGAGGGTTTCGAAGTAAATATCCGGAAAACACGATGCTTGCTTTTTCTAAAGCGGCGAACTTAGGTGTTGACGGCATAGAGTTCGATGTTCATCTTTCTTCTGACGGCGTGCCCATTATAATTCATGATGAAGCATTGGATAGAACATGTAATGCTTCAGGCCTTGTAAAAGATTTTTCTTTTGCCGAGTTAAAGAAAATCAATGCCGCAGCAAATTTTAAAAGTGCAGAGTCTTTTAGCGGAACGATGCCTTTGGATGAAAGAATCCCTTCCCTTGAAGAATATTTCGATTTTATAAAAAATAAAAATATTATTTCCAACATCGAATTAAAAACAGGTGTCTTTGAATATTCCGGGATAGAGGAAAAAGTATATGCTCTTTTAAAGCAGTATGATCTTCAAGAAAAATGTATAATTTCTTCTTTTAATCATGAAAGTGTTTTGAGAATGAAAAAGATAGCTCCTTCACTTGTGTGCGGTTTTTTGGTTGATTCTTGGGATCTGCATCCTGCCGATTATTTAAAAAAATACGGAATAGAATGCTATCATCCGCCTGCATATAGGCTCACAAAAGAGTTTGTAGAGGAACTTCATAATGAAGGTTTTAAGGTAAATGCATGGTTCGGTTCAATCCAAACGGACTATGCCCAAGTTTTAAGCACAGGTTTGGATGCAATTATAACGGATTATCCTGACAAGATTGCAGATTTACTTAAAAAATAG
- a CDS encoding N-acetylneuraminate synthase family protein yields the protein MYNKCEEFKLGSEIFSVKNPLTIAEIGTSHNGSIKAAEALIDAAAEAGARAVKFQIVYADEILHPNTGYVDLPTGKIPLYERFKSLEVSIEFYKELAEYSRSKKLLFSASPFGFRSAAELAALKPDFIKIASPELNYVQLLKHCAKFNFSMILSSGVSLLKDIEKALNFLHSENKELQTALLHCITSYPAPEKEYNVSVIKNLSRIFGIACGVSDHSLDPILVPALTLASGGFIIEKHICLSRNEKGLDDPVALEPEMFKKMCSFLNSFSGKTYDEIIEGLIKLNYSAELINEVLGSGEKKLSPAESRNYGRTNRSIHYLHDLKKGDVITDKDIAVLRTEKVLSPGVEPEMFDSFIGVVLQRPVTAGEGLLMQDFLIRK from the coding sequence ATGTATAATAAATGTGAAGAGTTCAAGCTCGGTTCGGAAATTTTTTCAGTAAAAAATCCTCTTACGATTGCAGAAATAGGAACAAGCCATAACGGTTCTATTAAGGCTGCTGAAGCGCTGATAGATGCCGCGGCTGAAGCCGGAGCAAGGGCTGTAAAATTTCAGATTGTTTATGCCGATGAAATTCTTCATCCGAATACCGGATATGTAGATTTGCCTACAGGAAAGATTCCTCTGTATGAGCGTTTTAAAAGTTTGGAAGTTTCCATAGAATTTTACAAAGAGCTTGCCGAATACAGCCGGTCAAAAAAACTTTTGTTTTCGGCCAGTCCTTTCGGATTTAGATCTGCTGCAGAGCTTGCTGCGTTAAAACCCGATTTTATAAAGATTGCATCACCCGAGCTTAATTATGTACAGCTTTTAAAACACTGTGCTAAGTTTAACTTCTCTATGATTTTATCAAGCGGGGTTTCTCTTTTAAAGGATATTGAAAAAGCTTTAAATTTTTTACACTCTGAAAATAAAGAATTGCAGACAGCTCTTCTTCACTGTATCACATCTTATCCTGCTCCCGAAAAAGAATATAATGTTTCGGTAATTAAAAATTTGAGCCGCATTTTCGGTATTGCCTGCGGTGTAAGCGACCATTCTTTGGATCCGATACTGGTTCCTGCTTTAACCCTTGCATCAGGCGGTTTTATAATAGAAAAACATATCTGCCTTTCCCGTAATGAAAAAGGCTTGGATGATCCTGTTGCTTTAGAACCCGAAATGTTTAAAAAAATGTGTTCTTTTTTAAATTCTTTTTCCGGAAAAACTTATGATGAAATTATCGAGGGTTTAATAAAATTGAACTATTCCGCTGAACTTATAAATGAAGTGCTGGGTTCCGGCGAAAAAAAATTAAGCCCGGCTGAAAGCAGAAACTACGGACGCACAAACAGGTCCATTCATTATCTGCATGATTTAAAAAAGGGAGATGTAATCACGGATAAAGATATTGCCGTTTTGCGAACCGAAAAAGTTTTATCGCCGGGAGTAGAGCCTGAAATGTTTGATAGTTTTATCGGAGTTGTTTTACAAAGACCTGTTACAGCCGGTGAAGGTTTATTGATGCAAGATTTTCTTATAAGGAAATAA
- a CDS encoding patatin-like phospholipase family protein: MKWALVLSGGGAKGLAYIGMFKALEELKYPLPDCIVGCSMGAIIGGLYASGMTVDEMISFFSNDFELTDYLDVSHLGFGLTKLTKILQIGAGLNNLISHQGADSGEKSLTLFKKLSCYQTFDQLRIPFYCNATDLCEGDEVVFDKGFLADAMRASYSYPGFFAPFNHDGKLFVDGCVKNNTPVWIAKEKGFKNILAVTLGAFKTINSSDIDSSISVLTRCMEVASIKPDYRTCNTPTHILNIDTDTGSYDFSDPLYQIQMGYSVTMNHRKELLEFFQKGFFGFLNRRRMAKMTSKRLKSEKVF; this comes from the coding sequence ATGAAATGGGCATTGGTTTTATCCGGCGGAGGCGCAAAAGGCCTTGCCTACATAGGAATGTTTAAAGCTCTTGAGGAATTGAAATATCCTCTGCCTGATTGTATTGTCGGCTGTTCGATGGGAGCCATTATCGGCGGACTCTATGCTTCAGGTATGACCGTCGATGAAATGATTTCTTTCTTTTCCAACGATTTTGAATTAACCGATTATCTGGATGTTTCACATCTGGGATTCGGCTTGACTAAACTTACAAAAATCCTGCAAATCGGGGCGGGTTTAAATAATTTAATTTCCCATCAGGGAGCTGATTCAGGAGAAAAAAGCCTGACGCTTTTTAAAAAACTTTCCTGTTATCAAACCTTTGATCAGCTTAGGATTCCTTTCTATTGTAATGCAACGGATTTGTGTGAAGGGGATGAGGTTGTTTTTGATAAGGGGTTTTTAGCTGATGCGATGCGGGCTTCATACTCGTATCCCGGATTTTTTGCTCCGTTTAATCATGACGGGAAACTTTTTGTGGACGGCTGTGTAAAAAATAATACGCCTGTCTGGATTGCAAAAGAAAAAGGTTTTAAAAATATTTTGGCTGTTACTCTTGGAGCTTTTAAAACTATAAACAGTAGTGATATAGATTCTTCTATATCCGTTTTAACAAGATGTATGGAAGTCGCTTCAATAAAACCTGATTATAGAACCTGCAATACTCCGACCCATATTCTTAATATAGATACAGATACGGGATCTTACGATTTTTCCGATCCTCTGTATCAAATTCAAATGGGATATTCCGTAACCATGAATCATCGAAAAGAACTTCTTGAATTTTTTCAAAAAGGTTTTTTTGGTTTTTTAAACCGCAGACGCATGGCAAAAATGACTTCCAAAAGGTTAAAAAGTGAAAAAGTTTTTTAA
- a CDS encoding ATP-binding cassette domain-containing protein produces the protein MKKTTAELSGIYKIYETENKQTGEVYKNAALSNVNIEFYTSEIHALLGENGAGKSTLVNIFSGLLSPTSGSIKIANKIFNFNSPNDALNAGVAIVHQRPRLAANASVFENIMIGTKQRNLLSLINLRAEKQKIESLKSKWNVDLDLNAKIKNLSADKRFYTVMFSALYTNPQFLILDEPASVFTDKERYDFFSVLKKTCIEEKIGTVLITHKVEEALNFADRISVLKNGKMQGSFLTEDLGNNDEAELFIKKQIFSGDKFLKSEEEIQKHHDKNIEEKKYGFGFCISFNSGFGSEIKNFQVKAERGSITGIVGFPNSGIEYLEDILSGMSKAKNVDIDKRCHAGSIVIENPGNEKKVFNCEKITPSLLLKNKIGFIPSDRNLRGADANLTVEEVLNCYRFKNNFFDKKNSDEFILSLLKAENISADKNRLAGSLSGGQLQRLILARCLSENPEIIIAAEPAWGLDLLSTELLMNKFRALAEQGRTIVILTKEFDTASYKNAFDAVYFLGKEN, from the coding sequence GTGAAAAAGACGACGGCCGAGTTAAGCGGTATTTATAAGATCTACGAAACGGAAAACAAACAAACCGGCGAGGTCTATAAAAATGCCGCTTTAAGTAATGTGAATATAGAATTTTACACTTCCGAAATTCACGCCCTCCTCGGAGAAAACGGAGCCGGAAAATCTACATTAGTAAATATTTTTTCGGGCCTTCTGTCTCCGACGAGCGGCTCTATCAAAATAGCGAATAAGATTTTTAATTTTAACTCCCCTAACGATGCTTTAAATGCAGGGGTTGCAATTGTTCATCAGCGTCCTCGCCTTGCCGCAAATGCAAGTGTTTTTGAAAACATAATGATAGGCACAAAACAGAGGAACCTTTTATCCCTCATAAACCTTCGTGCCGAAAAACAAAAAATAGAAAGTTTAAAGTCAAAATGGAATGTTGACTTGGACTTAAATGCCAAGATAAAAAATCTTTCTGCAGATAAAAGATTTTACACTGTAATGTTTTCGGCTCTTTATACAAATCCTCAGTTTTTAATTTTAGATGAACCGGCTTCCGTTTTTACGGATAAGGAGCGGTATGATTTTTTTTCGGTATTAAAAAAAACGTGTATCGAAGAAAAAATAGGTACTGTGCTGATTACTCATAAGGTTGAAGAAGCTTTAAATTTTGCCGATAGGATTTCGGTTTTAAAAAACGGAAAAATGCAAGGCTCCTTTTTAACGGAAGATTTGGGGAATAATGATGAAGCCGAGCTTTTTATAAAAAAGCAAATATTTTCAGGCGATAAATTTTTAAAATCTGAAGAAGAAATACAAAAACATCACGATAAAAATATTGAAGAAAAAAAGTACGGTTTCGGTTTTTGTATTTCTTTTAATTCAGGCTTCGGTTCCGAAATAAAAAATTTTCAAGTTAAGGCCGAACGCGGAAGTATTACGGGGATTGTAGGCTTCCCTAACAGCGGTATCGAATATTTGGAGGATATCCTTTCGGGAATGTCTAAAGCTAAGAATGTTGATATAGATAAAAGGTGTCACGCAGGCAGCATTGTAATTGAAAATCCGGGAAATGAAAAAAAAGTTTTTAACTGCGAAAAAATTACTCCCTCCCTTCTTCTAAAAAATAAAATAGGTTTTATTCCATCTGATAGAAATTTACGCGGCGCTGATGCAAATCTTACAGTTGAAGAAGTTTTAAATTGTTACCGGTTTAAAAATAATTTTTTTGATAAAAAGAATTCCGATGAATTTATTTTATCCTTATTGAAAGCTGAAAATATAAGTGCCGATAAAAACCGTTTGGCCGGTTCCCTGTCGGGAGGACAGCTCCAGCGTTTGATATTGGCTCGCTGTCTTTCAGAAAATCCTGAAATTATAATAGCTGCAGAACCTGCATGGGGCTTGGATCTTTTGAGCACGGAGCTTCTTATGAATAAGTTTAGGGCTCTTGCAGAGCAAGGCCGAACCATTGTAATATTGACAAAAGAATTCGATACGGCTTCTTATAAAAATGCTTTTGATGCCGTTTATTTTTTAGGAAAAGAAAATTGA
- a CDS encoding ABC transporter permease, with the protein MIEAVLVILKISAPLLFLSLGALLTEYAGSLAVFMEGAVILSAFFCALITIISGNPFLGFIASIILTSLILYLLALFTVKTRANSFLTGLSLNLFAAGFVPWASELFLKKGGVLSFEDFEMSSHLSPVNNLNPFFTGLILAVVIFLFLKYSSKGIGLKYSGEASDVLIARGINPDKYKIFSWTLAGFFAACAGSTLVFRLAAYTPNISAGRGWTALAAIFLGNKNPLLCTLAVLLFSAAEYAVNIMQGAVKIPSGILLSFPYLVTLIFFIAAPSVRKK; encoded by the coding sequence ATGATTGAAGCCGTCTTGGTTATCTTAAAAATCTCGGCACCTCTTTTGTTTTTAAGTTTAGGAGCTCTCCTTACAGAATATGCAGGCTCTCTTGCAGTTTTTATGGAAGGAGCCGTTATTCTCTCGGCTTTTTTTTGCGCTCTTATAACCATAATAAGCGGTAATCCCTTTTTAGGTTTTATAGCTTCTATTATTTTAACTTCTCTTATTCTGTATTTACTTGCCTTGTTTACCGTTAAAACAAGGGCAAATTCTTTTTTGACAGGGCTTTCTTTAAACCTCTTTGCCGCAGGCTTTGTTCCTTGGGCTTCCGAACTTTTTTTAAAAAAAGGCGGAGTTCTTTCCTTTGAAGATTTTGAAATGTCCTCCCATCTTAGTCCCGTAAATAATCTTAATCCGTTTTTTACGGGTTTAATTTTAGCTGTTGTAATTTTTTTATTTTTAAAATACAGTTCCAAGGGAATCGGCTTAAAATATTCAGGAGAGGCCTCCGACGTTTTAATTGCCCGCGGAATAAATCCCGATAAGTATAAAATATTTTCATGGACTCTTGCCGGTTTTTTTGCAGCTTGCGCCGGATCAACCCTTGTGTTCCGTCTTGCCGCCTACACGCCCAATATAAGTGCGGGAAGAGGCTGGACAGCCTTGGCTGCAATCTTTTTGGGAAATAAAAATCCTCTTTTATGCACTCTCGCCGTCTTACTTTTTTCTGCGGCTGAATATGCCGTGAACATAATGCAGGGTGCCGTAAAAATTCCGTCCGGTATTTTATTATCCTTTCCTTATCTTGTAACTCTTATCTTTTTTATTGCAGCACCTTCCGTTAGAAAAAAATAA
- a CDS encoding NusG domain II-containing protein, with protein MKKFFNKIRVLDVAILTVIAAFIISVALFIYSADNSALYLSVRTPKGDWIYPMDADVSFTVEGETGPVSIRIEKNEAFVVSSTCSNKTCIAAPKLKNHGDWNACLPNKVFLTVEKK; from the coding sequence GTGAAAAAGTTTTTTAATAAGATTAGAGTCTTGGATGTTGCAATCCTTACCGTAATTGCTGCATTTATAATTTCGGTAGCTCTTTTTATATATTCTGCAGATAATTCCGCTCTTTATTTATCGGTAAGGACGCCGAAAGGAGATTGGATATATCCCATGGATGCGGATGTTTCTTTTACTGTTGAAGGAGAAACCGGGCCTGTAAGTATCAGAATAGAAAAAAACGAAGCCTTCGTGGTTAGTTCAACTTGTTCAAATAAAACCTGTATAGCAGCTCCAAAATTAAAAAATCACGGCGACTGGAATGCCTGTCTTCCGAATAAGGTATTTTTGACTGTCGAAAAAAAATAA
- a CDS encoding J domain-containing protein: MSKNYYNDMGNILRDALTSDEDPFAAASEKSSGRYRTIGGRMERRPPPKINKETVRVAVPPELVEDFAVLNVLPGVPVDECKKSWKRLIKKYHPDFQSSSAKQVEANVIIRRINNSYRKIETWFKTGKILSEKDLNS; this comes from the coding sequence ATGAGTAAGAATTATTATAACGATATGGGAAATATTTTGCGAGATGCTCTCACTTCTGATGAAGACCCTTTTGCTGCAGCTTCTGAAAAATCGAGCGGCCGTTACCGCACAATAGGAGGACGAATGGAACGGCGTCCACCTCCTAAAATAAATAAAGAGACTGTAAGAGTTGCCGTTCCGCCCGAGCTTGTTGAAGATTTTGCCGTATTGAATGTTTTGCCGGGAGTTCCTGTCGATGAATGTAAAAAATCATGGAAGCGCTTGATAAAAAAATATCATCCCGATTTTCAGTCTTCGTCTGCAAAACAAGTTGAAGCTAATGTGATAATAAGGCGTATAAATAATTCTTATCGTAAAATAGAGACTTGGTTTAAGACGGGAAAAATCCTATCGGAAAAAGATTTAAACTCATAA
- a CDS encoding LemA family protein, protein MSKGLKTGLIILAVVFVLGFGLYRFFVGTYNSIILAEENVKSSWSQVENVYQRRFDLIPNLVNTVKGYAAHESKVFTEIAEARSKAGGVMKVSDEVLNNPESFAKFQQAQSELGAALQRLLVITENYPELKANQNFMDLQTQLEGTENRIAVERKRYNEAVQSYNVYIRQFPRSIIANMNGFREKAYFKADDQASTAPKVDL, encoded by the coding sequence ATGAGTAAGGGTTTAAAAACCGGATTGATTATTTTGGCTGTTGTTTTTGTTTTAGGTTTCGGCTTATATAGATTTTTTGTAGGAACATATAATTCCATTATCCTTGCAGAGGAGAATGTAAAGTCTTCATGGAGCCAGGTAGAAAATGTTTATCAAAGACGTTTTGATTTAATTCCCAACTTGGTGAATACTGTAAAAGGTTATGCTGCACATGAGTCTAAGGTTTTTACCGAGATTGCAGAAGCAAGATCAAAGGCCGGCGGTGTTATGAAGGTTTCTGACGAGGTTTTAAATAATCCCGAATCCTTTGCAAAATTTCAGCAAGCTCAAAGTGAACTTGGAGCTGCCTTACAGCGTTTATTGGTTATTACCGAAAACTATCCTGAGTTAAAAGCAAATCAAAATTTTATGGATTTGCAGACTCAGCTTGAAGGAACAGAAAACCGTATTGCAGTTGAACGCAAAAGATATAACGAAGCCGTCCAATCATACAATGTTTATATAAGACAATTTCCGCGTTCGATTATCGCAAATATGAACGGCTTTAGAGAAAAGGCTTATTTTAAGGCTGATGATCAAGCCTCGACCGCTCCTAAAGTTGATTTATAA
- a CDS encoding transposase, producing MKIDKKSKLILKATVTAANVHDSRELKNLVEREDERLYADSAYIGEEIERVLKAKGIEGQICERGARGKPLTKKQKISNRKKSKIRARVEHVFGFMTNSMKGIYVRTIGLARATFSIIMMNLTYNLCRYCYLKK from the coding sequence ATAAAAATAGATAAAAAAAGTAAGCTTATATTGAAAGCGACGGTAACAGCAGCCAATGTTCATGATAGTAGAGAGTTAAAAAATTTGGTTGAAAGGGAAGATGAAAGATTATACGCAGATAGTGCCTATATAGGAGAAGAAATAGAGAGGGTTTTAAAAGCGAAAGGAATAGAAGGGCAAATTTGTGAAAGAGGAGCAAGAGGAAAACCTCTTACTAAAAAACAAAAAATCAGTAACAGAAAAAAATCAAAAATACGGGCGAGAGTCGAACATGTATTTGGCTTTATGACAAACTCAATGAAAGGTATCTATGTAAGAACGATAGGATTAGCTCGTGCAACATTTTCGATAATAATGATGAACTTAACATACAACTTATGCCGATATTGCTATCTAAAGAAATAA